One Peromyscus leucopus breed LL Stock chromosome 4, UCI_PerLeu_2.1, whole genome shotgun sequence genomic region harbors:
- the Serf2 gene encoding small EDRK-rich factor 2 isoform X2, which produces MTRGNQRELARQKNMKKQSDSVKGKRRDDGLSAAARKQRDSEIMQQKQKKANEKKEEPK; this is translated from the exons ATGACCC GCGGTAACCAGCGAGAGCTCGCCCGCCAGAAGAACATGAAGAAGCAGAGCGACTCGGTTAAGGGAAAGCGCCGAGATGATGGGCTTTCTGCTGCCGCCCGCAAGCAGAG GGACTCGGAGATCATgcagcagaagcagaaaaaggCAAACGAGAAGAAGGAGGAACCCAAGTAG